The sequence TCCACCTATAaacggcgcctccctcctcccccccACACACCCCGCACCCACCATTGAgagaagcagcagcacgagcagCACATGTCACAAAGGGCCAGCGTCCCACACTCCTCCTGCATAGCCTTCGCCCTCCATTCCCACCTCCTCGTGTCCTCTGAGATGTGCCCCAGCTCCTACTGGGAATAGAATAGCCTCGCCCAAATCCGacaccttttttttgtttttgtttcctctctTCTTTAGATTTTGTTTCTAGATCTTTGGGGGTCTCGAATTCGTCCGTCTGCGAGGGGGAAGATGGGCGTCAAGGGATTCGTCGAGGGCGGCATCGCCTCCATCGTCGCCGGCTGCTCCACCCACCCGCTCGACCTCATCAAGGTCCGGATGCAGCTGCAGGGGGAGtcgtccgcggcggcggcggccgtcccGCAGCCCGCGCTCCGCCCGGCGCTCGCCTTCCAGGCCGGGGCGCACACCGTGACGCTCCCGCACGCGCCGACGCCGGTGCCGAAGCCCGGCCCCATAGGCATCTGCACGCAGATCCTGCGCGCCGAGGGCGCCGCCGGCCTCTTCTCCGGGATCTCGGCCACCATGCTGCGCCAGACGCTCTACTCCACCACGCGGATGGGGCTCTACGACATCCTCAAGAAACGCTGGACCCAGGAGAACGCCGGCGTGCTGCCGCTGCACCGCAAGATCGCCGCCGGCCTCATCgccggcggcgtcggcgcggcCGTCGGCAACCCGGCCGACCTGGCCATGGTGCGGATGCAGGCCGACGGCCGCCTCCCGCTGGCCGACCGCCGGAACTACCGCAGCGTGGGCGACGCCATCGCCCGGATGACGCGGGACGAGGGCGTGCGCAGCCTCTGGCGCGGCTCGGCGCTCACGGTCAACCGCGCCATGATTGTCACCGCGTCGCAGCTGGCGACCTACGACCAGGCCAAGGAGGCCATCCTGGCCCGCCGCGGCCCGGCCGCCGACGGGCTGGGCACGCACGTGGCCGCCAGCTTCGCCGCGGGCATCGTGGCCGCGGCCGCGTCCAACCCCGTCGACGTGGTCAAAACCAGAGTGATGAACATGAAGGTGGCGCCGGGCGCGCCCCCGCCGTACGCCGGGGCCCTGGACTGCGCGCTCAAGACGGTGCGGTCGGAGGGCGTGATGGCGCTCTACAAGGGGTTCATCCCCACGGTGTCGCGCCAGGGGCCCTTCACCGTCGTGCTCTTCGTCACCCTCGAGCAGGTGCGCAAGGTCTTCAAGGACGTCGAGTTCTAATGCAGTGCAGACCACCGCACGGCGCGGCACCATGGATCCATGATGATGACGACAAGAAGCTGCTCATTGATGCCGCTGCTGCTAAGAATAACTAGTAGTACTGCTGGAGAGATTTCTCCAGTTCCTGCCTCCCATTGTATTTGGATGAATTTGCTCGATTTTGAATGGAATTCTCATTTTTAAATCTTGGGCTATGAATGTCAACTTTGAGAATCTTCTGCTAGGAATTGTCAGCATTGACTATATACCAATTACTGAATAGACTATTACTGGCATGCTTTCAATTAACTACTGATTTAAGAATTCTGAAACGGTAGTATAGTAAGCAACAAGGATGTGCTGGCAGTGCAAGCTGGAGGATTGTTTAGCACTAAGATGTGCTGCAGACTTTGCCCCTCGACTTATTACAAAATACTCCACTGCTGGAGTACGCACAATGGAAGATCTGTTTCTCTCTCGATCAGCTTTAACAGGGATATTCTTGATAGTGCCTCCACGGCTCCTTTATCCAAAAAAGAAGTCCTCCACGGCTCAGCGGAATATACCGTCACGACAAGCATACGCCTCAGCAGTAACAATGCCGGCAGGAACATATTCATGCCAAGTAGACACGACAGGCACGAGAACGCTATTATCATCCGCCCGAATGGCACCCGCCTCGGTTCCAACCtcagagcatctccactcgttcggtTCCTCAGCGCATAGGCCGGCGCTCTTTCGCACGCTCGCCCGACGATTTTTAGCGTGATCTAggtcccagccacgcccccaggtgTCGTCCTCAAGGTGTTCACAAATTCAAACTGTTCGGCGATCATCTTGCCACAGTTCGGCGGTCAAATGAAAAGTTCGGCGTAAAAAAAGAAAGGACGCATAGGCAATGCATCAAACGGCGGTGTCGGCCTCCGGCGTAGGAGGAGACGGCATGCGCGGgctgggcggcgtcggcgcggcttttgtgctgctgggcgtcgtggaggcatcATCACTCGGGTTTGGTGGCGCCGCCGACggcatctggttcaggatgaggccgcgctccaccaggtaccacgccttgagctgcCTGTCGTCGCTCCGGAGCATGCCCGCCCGCCCatcaggaaagccaggtcggtgttcctttTCTTCGCGCcgacgttggtccggagcaagtcgagcttgacggcgctgttcgtcatcaacgccgaccaccgcgcctcggttttCTCTTCCCGCAGGGCGGCCCGGGtctgggcgtcggcgaggcaatgctcgatggactcttgcACACGTGCGGTAGCCGACTCGGCGTGTTtcgccttcttggcccctttgttgccgTCCAGGCCCCCGTCGGCCACGCCCGGCGTCGACATgtccggcttgtacgtctccttggccttggcgagggtgcacCGGACATCCTTCCACTTCTCGCACTTATCAATCCGCTTGAAGACGTGCAGATACTTGAACTCTTGGTTGTTGTTGTCCTGGCGAAACATGGCGAACATCCACAGCAGCTGCGCCGAGGAACATCAGTCGGCGGGCGCGCACACGGCGAAAAGGAAAGGGAGAGACCGGCGTGCCATACCTGATCCTCgatgctggcgccgctctccgggcgagccacgatctcctcgacgatcccatgccatttgttacACGCCGTCTAGATGAGAcccaatggttcgccattgccTTCGACCCGctctgcatgtagacgcctttgaagcaGGGGttgacgagcttgcgctcgtcgaattcggccttgatgcggtcccaataCGTGTCGATGCTCTGGTTTGTGCTAgtgatcgggtcgaggcagacgactttccacgcTTCGGCGAGACACTCgttctccttggacgcccacttgatgtgcggctcgccggtcctggccgcccgcttcttcttcttcttccctttcctcgTCGGAGCAGGCGCcgactcttcctcctcctcctcctcctctggctcttccTCGTCGTAGTCGAGCTCCCCGTCCATGTCGCCGTTGAGGTCCATTGTGTCGTCTTGGGCAGTGAActcgggggaggcggcggcggcggccgagccggtcgtgatgatgtcttccatgtcgggCTCCGTCGCGTCGGTGTCGCCGAGATGCGACGAGGAGGCTTGTGAGAAGAGCAGCGTGCAACGGCGGAGAGGTGGCGTCGGGGAGGCTGCGTAGGCCGGCGGCGAGTAGGTGTACGGAGGGCACTGCACACCGGTGAAGGCGGGTGAGGGCGTGCGCTGGGCTGGGTGACCATGGGGGAAGGTGTGTTGGGGTTGAATCtgccgtgcgcgtcgccgtcggcgtagcccaGCGACGGCGTGCAGCCCCAGGGTTGTGGCGACGACGAGAAGCCGGCCGGAGATCCGACGCTTTCTGGCTCCAGGACGCGTACGGGCCGTGGCCgtcgggtggattcatcatccccgcgcaaGCTACCTCGGATTGTTCGGTCGAGCGCTGcgcctgctccgccaccgccgcagccGCGAGCACCGCCCTGTCCGGGCCTTCTTGGCGTttgccctgttccgccggtcggtgaTGACAGCCTCCCGGCGCTGAACTTCCGCCTTCCAGTCGGCGTTAGACATGCCCGGGgccttggacggcggcgccctctgcttcctctacttcggctgggtggcggcggtggcggtacCCGTCACGGCGCGAGGGGccacgtacttcttcggcggcatggcggccgtctgggaggggaggaggcggagtttggcgggaggaatggagaatGAAAGGGAAGCCGAGGGAAAAAGCGGAAGGAAACGACGGGAAAAAGTTCTCCTCTCGCTGACAGAGCGGCACCACGCCCCTTTTAGCTTCTGCCGGCGCTCCCAGACGACCCTCGGGCGCTTGGGATCGCCGACTgttatttcggcccaaaccggcgctAAATGAGATTTTGGGGTGCTACTAGCCCAATTTTTGGCCGCCGGCGCTAAGAAAACTCCTACACTTGTAGGGTCTGTTGGGGGTGTGACTGGAGATGCTCTCACGAACGATGCTTCATAACTGGTAGTAGTAGCACATCACAGGATCCCGTATCCGAATTATCAGCGAAAAGAAGCATCAATCAGCAAGGTATCTCCCGGGCTGCAAAGCTACGCATGTTACCGGACCTAATTTCAGGATCCCGAGAGCCCAATAATGATAACCTAATTTCCACATCAGCACACAAGTCGACATGTACCGGCCCAAGAACGACGAATTGTTCTTTGCGAAATCGACAGTGAGTAGTACATGATGTGATGCCGATCGATGCAAATGCTAATGGGAGTGTCAAGTGGAGGCAACCACCAAAAGCCGGCCATAATGGTGGCGGTAAGTGCAGTTAAGGTTGACAATGCCGTGCCGACTTTCTTGCGGGCGTTTCCACGGCGGCGAAACGGTCCGGCGATCGACCACCAGACCCGGACTTTTAAGCAACCATCAGCAATCACCATCAGGGCTTTCCAGTCGGCAAATAAACAACGAGCTCCATCGGCTCCAGCAGAGTCCGTCCGGCACTGCTGGAGCACTTATGATTTTTAAACCTAACTATCAGGATCATCATCCCCTATTCTTTAGGGAAATGGTTGTCACTCGTGGCACACAGTTGCCTTGTGCTTATGTCCGcttgccttttttttcttttgcgaagaAAAATCGCAAAAGGATAAAACAAACATATCCTGCCAGTGCAGTGCACACGAAGACACGCTAAGAATGCAGCGAATGACGCTGAAGCATGTGCCATGGATTTGGATGCAAGGGAAATCTTTGCCTTTGGTGGTGCTATCCTCATCCCGGACATGTAACAAGAAACGGAGTCTGTCTGTGAACTCGTGCTGGTGGGTTCGTGGAAAGAATGGACGAAAAGCAAAGCGAAGGAGCAGAGGGATGTAGAGCTCACACCGGCGAACACGACTGTTCTTCAACATTTATGCAAGTGTTTTCTGATTGGCAGCACCTTTAGATCAATATACATGGGAGAGAACCATTAACACTGCGGGGAACTAAGGTCATCTCCACGCTGACCTTTAAACTGGACACTGTATTTG comes from Triticum aestivum cultivar Chinese Spring chromosome 5B, IWGSC CS RefSeq v2.1, whole genome shotgun sequence and encodes:
- the LOC123112699 gene encoding mitochondrial uncoupling protein 5, which gives rise to MGVKGFVEGGIASIVAGCSTHPLDLIKVRMQLQGESSAAAAAVPQPALRPALAFQAGAHTVTLPHAPTPVPKPGPIGICTQILRAEGAAGLFSGISATMLRQTLYSTTRMGLYDILKKRWTQENAGVLPLHRKIAAGLIAGGVGAAVGNPADLAMVRMQADGRLPLADRRNYRSVGDAIARMTRDEGVRSLWRGSALTVNRAMIVTASQLATYDQAKEAILARRGPAADGLGTHVAASFAAGIVAAAASNPVDVVKTRVMNMKVAPGAPPPYAGALDCALKTVRSEGVMALYKGFIPTVSRQGPFTVVLFVTLEQVRKVFKDVEF